From a single Vibrio tubiashii genomic region:
- a CDS encoding GGDEF domain-containing protein produces MKRRYRVILVILCLLFAISTLIAFLTHSDYIDSRNDVWFESNTLFVLIFIFVISRNTILDNGFIKYGFLLLIFNQAYDVITEITYLDVLSDKYDLVDTMIEDGTLQIAYLLIALGFTKLIKQINDEACIDELTGLYNRKKLSSIRLKLFDLIYIDLDGLKLVNDTKGHAVGDLMIIRVAQAINQVLGRHDQAFRIGGDEFVIVVKPSQGAKFVEKLKQELKGESIKFSYGIELTNIDELGLALEKTDQAMYRMKNSQRKR; encoded by the coding sequence ATGAAAAGAAGGTATAGAGTCATACTGGTCATATTATGCCTGCTGTTTGCCATTTCTACGCTTATCGCGTTTTTAACCCACAGCGATTACATCGATTCACGCAATGATGTGTGGTTTGAAAGCAATACCCTTTTTGTTCTTATCTTCATCTTTGTTATCTCTCGCAACACCATTCTCGATAATGGCTTTATCAAGTATGGCTTCTTACTGCTGATCTTTAATCAAGCTTATGATGTCATCACTGAAATCACTTATCTCGATGTATTGTCCGACAAGTACGATCTTGTTGATACCATGATTGAAGACGGTACCTTACAAATTGCCTACCTGTTGATCGCGCTTGGTTTTACTAAGCTGATTAAACAAATCAATGATGAAGCCTGTATCGATGAGTTAACGGGTCTTTATAACCGCAAAAAACTCTCCTCGATTAGATTAAAGTTGTTTGATCTTATCTATATTGATCTTGATGGACTCAAATTGGTCAATGACACCAAAGGCCATGCGGTTGGGGACTTAATGATTATTCGAGTGGCTCAAGCCATAAACCAAGTGTTAGGTAGACATGATCAAGCCTTTAGGATTGGTGGCGATGAATTTGTTATTGTGGTGAAACCCTCGCAAGGGGCGAAGTTTGTTGAAAAACTTAAACAAGAGCTGAAAGGTGAAAGTATTAAATTTAGCTACGGCATAGAATTAACCAATATCGACGAGCTTGGTCTTGCGCTTGAAAAAACCGATCAAGCCATGTATCGAATGAAAAACTCCCAACGCAAGCGTTGA
- a CDS encoding glucosaminidase domain-containing protein — MRKSEFIAIAAAGVIAGCSFYGYEQNQAEERERRKQAQVAEQQAPEFIGKSIGAAPDFSAIKDVKQKKQAFFDYLRPGIALENQRIVSERQRLDSIRDNFQSGSVTASDTSYAKRLGKLYKVELRAEGVSQEWLNNMLHRVDVIPEALVLAQGANESAWGTSRFATQANNYFGQWCYSSGCGLVPLQRGEGMTHEVAKFSSVQQSIHGYFMNVNRNNAYKALREIRYQRHLNDQSLTDTDAAMALTNGLLKYSERGEAYVNDLQSMIRHNQQFWELPLANQ, encoded by the coding sequence ATGCGTAAAAGTGAATTCATTGCTATTGCTGCAGCTGGCGTTATCGCCGGCTGTAGTTTTTATGGCTATGAGCAAAACCAAGCCGAAGAGCGTGAGCGCCGTAAACAAGCGCAAGTCGCTGAGCAACAAGCACCAGAGTTTATCGGCAAGTCTATCGGAGCCGCCCCAGACTTTTCTGCTATTAAAGATGTTAAGCAGAAGAAACAAGCGTTTTTTGATTATCTAAGACCGGGCATCGCGTTAGAAAATCAGCGAATTGTTTCTGAACGCCAACGCTTGGATTCCATCAGAGATAATTTCCAATCAGGCTCTGTCACTGCCTCTGATACAAGCTATGCTAAGCGCTTAGGCAAACTGTATAAGGTTGAACTGCGTGCTGAGGGTGTCTCTCAAGAGTGGCTAAATAACATGCTCCATCGCGTGGATGTGATTCCTGAAGCCTTGGTACTTGCTCAAGGTGCAAATGAATCCGCTTGGGGGACATCTCGTTTTGCAACGCAGGCCAACAATTACTTTGGCCAGTGGTGTTACAGCTCCGGGTGTGGCCTAGTGCCCCTGCAACGCGGAGAAGGTATGACTCACGAAGTCGCGAAGTTTAGCTCTGTACAGCAGTCTATTCATGGCTACTTCATGAATGTAAATCGAAACAATGCCTACAAAGCGCTACGTGAAATTCGTTACCAACGCCATCTCAATGACCAAAGCTTGACCGATACGGATGCGGCAATGGCATTAACTAATGGATTGCTTAAATACTCTGAACGAGGTGAGGCATACGTCAACGATTTACAAAGTATGATCAGGCACAATCAGCAGTTCTGGGAATTACCCTTAGCCAATCAATAG
- a CDS encoding ammonium transporter → MSVTASQVHGAVQTLTQSSDTLFLLLGAIMVFLMHAGFAFLEVGTVRHKNQVNALVKILADFGISALAYFFIGYWVAYGANFFADAQTLSQGNGYELVKFFFLLTFAAAIPAIVSGGIAERARFYPILVATFFTVGLVYPVFEGMIWNGNFGLQAWFEAQFGYGFHDFAGSVVVHGVGGWIALVAVIFLGMRKGRIRAGKHTNFAPSNIPFLALGAWILCVGWFGFNVMSAQTLNGISGLVAMNSLMAMVGGIVAALIAGKNDPGFIHNGPLAGLVAICAGSDLMHPIGSLITGGVAGALFVYLFTYLQNKTKIDDVLGVWPLHGVCGAWGGIAAGIFGQSALGGLGGVSFTVQLLGTIAGISIAVIGALIVYGVIDKVSGLRLSEEDEFNGADLAIHKISATNED, encoded by the coding sequence ATGAGCGTAACAGCAAGTCAGGTTCATGGAGCCGTTCAAACCCTGACTCAAAGTTCGGACACACTTTTTCTTCTTCTTGGCGCCATCATGGTGTTCTTAATGCACGCTGGCTTTGCCTTTTTGGAAGTTGGTACAGTAAGGCATAAAAACCAAGTTAACGCGTTAGTCAAAATCCTTGCTGACTTTGGTATTTCAGCACTTGCTTACTTCTTTATTGGCTATTGGGTCGCGTATGGTGCTAACTTTTTCGCAGACGCTCAAACTTTGTCACAGGGTAACGGATACGAGTTAGTCAAGTTCTTCTTCCTACTTACTTTTGCTGCTGCTATTCCTGCCATTGTTTCTGGTGGTATCGCTGAGCGTGCACGTTTTTATCCTATCTTAGTCGCCACATTCTTTACGGTCGGATTAGTTTATCCGGTATTTGAAGGCATGATCTGGAATGGAAACTTTGGCTTGCAAGCTTGGTTTGAGGCGCAATTTGGTTATGGCTTCCATGACTTCGCTGGTTCCGTCGTGGTACATGGCGTTGGCGGTTGGATAGCATTAGTTGCCGTTATCTTCCTAGGTATGCGTAAAGGGCGTATTAGAGCAGGGAAACACACCAACTTCGCACCTTCGAACATCCCATTTTTGGCATTGGGCGCATGGATTCTCTGTGTCGGCTGGTTTGGCTTTAATGTGATGTCAGCGCAAACATTGAATGGTATCAGCGGGCTAGTTGCCATGAACTCATTGATGGCGATGGTTGGCGGTATTGTTGCAGCGCTTATCGCGGGTAAAAACGACCCGGGCTTTATTCATAACGGTCCTTTAGCAGGACTTGTAGCGATTTGTGCCGGTTCTGACCTTATGCATCCTATCGGCTCGCTCATTACTGGCGGTGTTGCGGGGGCGCTGTTTGTTTATCTGTTTACCTACCTCCAAAACAAAACCAAGATTGATGATGTGCTTGGCGTGTGGCCTTTACATGGCGTTTGCGGGGCGTGGGGTGGAATCGCCGCAGGAATCTTTGGTCAAAGCGCGCTAGGGGGCTTAGGGGGCGTGAGTTTTACCGTTCAACTACTTGGCACTATTGCAGGCATTTCCATCGCAGTGATTGGCGCGCTCATAGTCTACGGAGTTATCGATAAAGTGTCTGGTTTACGTTTATCAGAAGAAGATGAGTTTAACGGTGCAGACTTAGCCATTCATAAAATTTCAGCCACAAATGAAGACTAA
- the potA gene encoding spermidine/putrescine ABC transporter ATP-binding protein PotA, producing the protein MGEKQTLNAKQDAGKPVVKLTGISKSFDGKEIIANLNLDVNHGEFLTILGPSGCGKTTVLRMIAGFETADKGEIILADQNVTQVPAEQRHVNTVFQSYALFPHMTVFENVAFGLRMQKVPSDDIEPRVMEALRMVRLEKMAQRKPHQLSGGQQQRIAIARAVVNKPKVLLLDESLSALDYKLRKQMQIELKQLQRQLGITFIFVTHDQEEALSMSDRIIVMRDGVVEQDGSPREIYEEPKNLFVARFIGEINVFNATMIERIDEKRIRAEIEGVESVVYYDKPAASGDKLQVLLRPEDLRIEEIKESEQKGIVGHVTERTYKGMTLDSVIELESGMRVMVSEFFNEDDPDVDHSLGQKVAITWVESWEVVLNESQEV; encoded by the coding sequence GTGGGAGAAAAACAGACGTTGAACGCTAAACAAGATGCAGGAAAACCAGTAGTTAAACTGACTGGAATTAGCAAAAGTTTCGATGGTAAGGAGATCATCGCAAATCTTAACCTTGATGTTAATCATGGTGAGTTTCTAACGATTTTGGGTCCTTCTGGTTGTGGTAAAACAACCGTGTTGAGGATGATTGCCGGTTTTGAAACCGCAGATAAAGGCGAAATTATTCTTGCTGACCAAAACGTAACTCAAGTTCCTGCTGAGCAAAGGCATGTAAACACTGTATTCCAGAGTTATGCACTCTTCCCTCATATGACGGTTTTTGAAAACGTGGCTTTTGGCTTGCGCATGCAAAAAGTGCCATCTGACGATATTGAACCTCGCGTAATGGAAGCATTACGTATGGTTCGTCTTGAAAAAATGGCACAGCGTAAACCTCACCAATTATCTGGTGGTCAACAGCAACGTATTGCTATTGCACGTGCCGTTGTCAACAAACCAAAAGTGTTGCTGCTTGATGAATCTTTATCTGCACTAGATTACAAACTGCGTAAACAGATGCAGATCGAACTGAAGCAACTGCAGCGTCAGCTAGGTATTACCTTTATTTTTGTTACTCACGATCAGGAAGAAGCCCTTTCGATGTCAGACCGCATCATTGTTATGCGTGACGGCGTGGTTGAGCAAGACGGCTCTCCGCGTGAGATTTACGAAGAGCCGAAAAACCTATTTGTTGCGCGTTTTATTGGTGAAATCAACGTGTTCAACGCCACCATGATTGAACGTATCGATGAGAAACGTATTCGTGCTGAGATTGAAGGTGTTGAGTCGGTGGTTTACTACGATAAACCAGCCGCTAGCGGTGACAAACTGCAAGTACTACTTCGCCCAGAAGACTTACGTATCGAAGAGATTAAAGAGTCTGAGCAGAAAGGCATTGTCGGTCACGTTACTGAGCGCACCTATAAAGGTATGACCTTAGATTCGGTGATTGAGCTTGAATCTGGTATGCGAGTTATGGTGAGCGAATTCTTCAACGAAGACGATCCTGATGTGGACCACTCTCTAGGTCAAAAAGTGGCGATCACTTGGGTTGAAAGTTGGGAGGTCGTACTCAATGAAAGCCAAGAAGTTTAG
- the cobB gene encoding Sir2 family NAD+-dependent deacetylase — translation MNFPYRNVVILTGAGISAESGIQTFRAQDGLWENHRIEDVATPEGFERNPDLVQDFYNQRRLGLQDPSIEPNAAHIALGQLEEQLEGTVTIITQNIDNLHERGGSSNVIHMHGELLKSRCSESNQVIEEKGEIKTGDLCHCCQIPSQMRPHVVWFGEMPLRMGDIYASLEAADLFVSIGTSGVVYPAAGFVHDAKMHGAHTIEINLEPSAVESEFEEKRYGRASIEVPKLVEEILGLQQPNVKHA, via the coding sequence ATGAATTTCCCGTATCGTAATGTCGTTATCTTAACTGGAGCTGGAATCTCTGCTGAGTCAGGTATCCAAACTTTCCGTGCTCAAGACGGTTTGTGGGAAAACCATCGAATCGAGGATGTTGCCACTCCAGAAGGCTTCGAGCGTAATCCTGATTTGGTTCAAGACTTTTACAACCAGCGCCGCCTAGGGCTGCAAGATCCTTCCATTGAGCCAAATGCCGCTCATATTGCGCTTGGTCAACTTGAAGAGCAACTCGAAGGAACGGTCACCATTATCACGCAAAACATCGACAACCTTCATGAGCGTGGAGGAAGTAGCAATGTCATTCATATGCATGGTGAGTTGCTTAAATCGCGCTGTAGTGAATCAAATCAAGTCATTGAGGAAAAGGGTGAGATTAAGACGGGCGATCTTTGTCATTGCTGTCAGATCCCTTCACAAATGCGACCTCATGTGGTGTGGTTTGGAGAGATGCCGCTAAGAATGGGCGATATTTATGCCTCGCTTGAAGCCGCAGACCTATTCGTATCAATCGGCACATCTGGGGTGGTCTATCCTGCGGCTGGCTTTGTCCATGACGCTAAAATGCATGGTGCGCACACGATAGAAATCAACCTTGAGCCGAGTGCCGTTGAAAGTGAGTTCGAAGAGAAACGTTACGGCAGAGCGAGTATAGAGGTGCCCAAACTAGTCGAAGAGATCTTGGGTCTCCAGCAGCCAAACGTAAAGCACGCTTAG
- a CDS encoding extracellular solute-binding protein — protein sequence MKSKFYASALCAATLFAAPAMAADQELYFYNWSEYIPNEVLEDFTKETGIKVIYSTYESNESMYAKLKTQGSGYDLVVPSTYFVSKMRKEGMLQQIDKTKLTHFADLDTNFLNKPFDPNNNYSIPYIWGATGIGINSDMLDKSSVTKWDDFWDSKWEGQLMLMDDSREVFHIALTKLGYSPNTTNPDEIKAAYEELKKLMPNVLVFNSDFPANPYLAGEVSLGMLWNGSAYMARQEGASIDIVWPEKGAIFWMDSLAIPAEAKNVEAAHKMIDFLLRPENAAKIALEIGYPTPVATAHKLLPEEFANDPSIFPPQEVMDSGTWQDEVGEASVLYDEYFQKLKVDN from the coding sequence ATGAAAAGTAAATTCTACGCAAGCGCACTATGTGCTGCGACGCTATTCGCTGCGCCGGCAATGGCCGCTGATCAAGAGCTTTATTTCTACAACTGGTCTGAATACATTCCAAATGAAGTTCTTGAAGACTTTACAAAAGAAACTGGAATTAAAGTTATCTACTCAACTTACGAGTCTAACGAAAGCATGTACGCCAAGCTTAAGACTCAAGGTTCTGGTTACGATCTAGTAGTACCGTCTACTTACTTTGTCTCTAAGATGCGTAAAGAAGGTATGTTGCAGCAAATCGATAAGACGAAACTTACGCACTTTGCTGACTTGGATACCAACTTCTTAAACAAACCTTTTGATCCAAACAACAACTACTCTATCCCTTACATTTGGGGTGCGACAGGCATTGGTATCAACTCTGACATGCTCGATAAATCATCAGTGACTAAGTGGGATGATTTCTGGGATAGCAAGTGGGAAGGTCAACTCATGCTGATGGATGATTCACGTGAAGTTTTCCATATTGCACTGACTAAACTAGGTTACTCGCCAAATACGACTAACCCAGACGAAATCAAAGCCGCTTACGAAGAGCTGAAAAAACTGATGCCTAACGTATTAGTGTTTAACTCTGACTTCCCAGCGAACCCATATCTAGCAGGTGAAGTGTCACTAGGTATGCTTTGGAATGGTTCAGCTTACATGGCTCGCCAAGAAGGTGCATCGATCGACATCGTATGGCCAGAAAAAGGCGCTATCTTCTGGATGGACAGTCTAGCGATTCCAGCAGAAGCGAAAAACGTCGAAGCAGCACATAAGATGATCGACTTCCTACTTCGCCCAGAAAACGCAGCTAAGATTGCACTAGAGATTGGTTACCCAACTCCAGTTGCAACAGCTCATAAGCTACTACCTGAAGAGTTTGCGAATGATCCAAGCATCTTCCCTCCTCAAGAAGTGATGGATAGCGGTACATGGCAAGATGAAGTGGGTGAAGCAAGTGTGCTTTATGACGAGTACTTCCAAAAGCTAAAAGTTGATAACTAA
- a CDS encoding extracellular solute-binding protein: MKKWATFLAGSACALSLFSGSVAADENKELVFMNWGPYINSNILEQFTKETGIKVIYSTYESNETLYAKLKTHNKGYDLVVPSTYFVAKMRDEGMLQKIDKSKLSNFDNLDKNYLDKPFDPNNDYSIPHVVAITGLAVNADMYDPNDFTSWADLWNPELEGQLMLMDDTREVFHIALRKLGYSGNSTDPKQIDEAYTELQKLMPNVLVFNSDNPGAPYMSGEVGVGMLWNGSAAAAQNEGMNLKLVFPKEGGIGWVDNFAISSGATNVEAAHKMIDFLLRPEIAEQISRDTGYLTAVAESNAKFKDVAPLFPSQEDLDRVEWQDSVGDLTVKYEEYFLKLKAGQ; this comes from the coding sequence ATGAAAAAATGGGCTACTTTCTTAGCTGGTAGTGCATGTGCGCTTTCCCTGTTCTCTGGTTCAGTGGCAGCGGACGAAAACAAAGAACTCGTCTTTATGAACTGGGGACCTTACATCAACAGTAATATCCTTGAACAGTTCACCAAAGAAACGGGTATTAAGGTTATCTACTCAACTTATGAGTCTAACGAGACCTTATACGCGAAGCTAAAAACGCATAACAAAGGTTACGACTTAGTTGTGCCTTCAACCTACTTCGTAGCGAAAATGCGCGATGAAGGTATGCTGCAAAAAATCGACAAATCTAAGTTGTCTAACTTCGACAACCTAGATAAAAACTACCTAGATAAGCCGTTCGATCCAAATAACGACTACTCTATCCCACATGTTGTTGCGATTACAGGTCTAGCGGTCAATGCCGATATGTACGATCCTAATGACTTTACAAGCTGGGCTGACTTATGGAACCCAGAGCTTGAAGGTCAACTAATGTTGATGGACGACACGCGCGAAGTGTTTCATATTGCACTACGTAAACTGGGTTACTCAGGTAACTCAACCGATCCTAAGCAGATTGATGAAGCGTACACAGAACTGCAAAAGCTAATGCCAAACGTATTGGTGTTTAACTCTGACAACCCAGGTGCACCATACATGTCTGGTGAAGTTGGCGTTGGTATGCTGTGGAACGGCTCAGCGGCAGCAGCGCAAAACGAAGGCATGAACCTTAAATTAGTGTTCCCGAAAGAAGGCGGCATTGGTTGGGTAGATAACTTTGCTATATCTTCAGGCGCAACGAACGTAGAAGCGGCACACAAGATGATCGATTTCTTACTCCGCCCTGAAATCGCTGAGCAAATCTCTCGTGACACCGGTTATCTAACCGCGGTTGCAGAGTCAAACGCGAAGTTTAAGGATGTTGCGCCGCTATTCCCTTCTCAAGAAGATTTGGATCGCGTTGAATGGCAAGACTCAGTCGGTGATTTAACCGTTAAGTACGAAGAGTATTTCTTGAAACTCAAAGCAGGACAGTAA
- a CDS encoding DUF2987 domain-containing protein: protein MKKVSLAILAAALSSAAVLPVQAQEYMFTYSKLFSHMKQNAKEGHDDVKVGFFFLNADTKQLCDIEKAWMEKEEHYEELTISPYNEVIVPLDNNLKSANPLVFVHTPMDMRCDFSMVVMTKEPFSGEISYDQVKSLLPQMQAILEQLGGMFASWFTPDVEGVTLEFPNKLNSQIQFSNGTTKKIVDGKVQVALDEIGEGGTMTLPQETSRVLPYLPKA, encoded by the coding sequence ATGAAAAAAGTATCGTTAGCTATTTTAGCCGCAGCCCTATCTAGCGCGGCAGTTTTGCCTGTTCAAGCTCAAGAATACATGTTTACTTACTCCAAACTGTTTTCGCATATGAAGCAGAATGCCAAAGAAGGACATGATGACGTAAAAGTGGGATTCTTTTTCCTTAACGCGGACACCAAACAACTGTGTGATATTGAAAAAGCATGGATGGAAAAAGAAGAGCATTACGAAGAGCTGACCATCTCTCCATATAATGAGGTGATTGTCCCGCTCGACAACAACCTAAAATCTGCCAATCCGCTTGTCTTTGTTCATACCCCAATGGATATGCGTTGCGACTTCTCAATGGTTGTGATGACCAAAGAACCGTTCTCAGGAGAGATAAGCTACGATCAAGTGAAATCGCTTCTGCCTCAAATGCAGGCGATCTTAGAGCAGCTTGGTGGGATGTTTGCGAGTTGGTTTACACCGGATGTCGAAGGCGTCACGCTAGAGTTCCCGAACAAACTGAACTCGCAAATTCAGTTCTCTAACGGTACAACGAAAAAAATTGTCGATGGCAAGGTTCAAGTCGCGCTCGATGAAATAGGCGAGGGTGGCACAATGACCCTTCCTCAGGAAACTTCACGAGTACTTCCGTATCTGCCAAAAGCATAA
- a CDS encoding MATE family efflux transporter, with amino-acid sequence MQNTSFSVSGLFKESGALLHLSIPIIFMQLATQAMGFVDTTMAGQVSAADLAAIALGTSLWLPVSLLLRGIIMALTPVVAFHRGAQQLDKVRIAFIQMLWLSALVSGCLMVYLVLGENILIALGVAQEIIPIASDYVVALAFGVPGIALFYTLNGFCEGMNNTRAPMLISVLGLLVNIPVNYILIYGKFGLPALGAVGCGCATSLVYWLMSALLYGYIKHHHHYKRILHFGQLKPVWSEISHLFKLGFPIGLNIAVCGSIFAVIALLIGRIGADNVAAAQIALNISSMTYMIPMSLSFGITIRVGHALGEQKDQIAAMRSYVGVVTAALLSLMSVAFFLLFPDWIIRLYTTDPIVSATAATLLVFTAMYQFSDALQTSANGALRGYKDTKVPMILAILAYWGLALPLGMVLGLTDYLVPAMGEKGFWIGIVTGLSTAALAMLIRLFVVIRRSQQRVATEKFSQAMV; translated from the coding sequence ATGCAAAACACATCTTTTTCTGTTTCTGGCCTTTTTAAGGAATCGGGTGCGCTGTTGCATCTCTCGATCCCTATTATTTTTATGCAGCTTGCCACTCAAGCAATGGGCTTTGTTGACACCACAATGGCTGGCCAAGTCAGTGCTGCTGATCTTGCAGCGATCGCGCTTGGGACAAGTTTATGGTTACCTGTCTCGCTACTTCTGCGAGGTATCATTATGGCGCTTACCCCAGTTGTTGCCTTCCATCGCGGAGCTCAACAGCTCGATAAAGTTCGGATCGCTTTCATTCAAATGCTGTGGCTATCAGCCCTTGTGAGCGGCTGTTTGATGGTTTACCTGGTGCTTGGCGAAAACATACTTATTGCCCTTGGCGTGGCACAAGAGATTATTCCTATTGCCAGTGATTATGTTGTCGCTTTGGCATTTGGTGTTCCAGGTATCGCGCTGTTTTATACCTTGAACGGTTTTTGTGAAGGGATGAACAATACACGTGCGCCTATGCTTATTTCTGTTCTAGGGCTGCTTGTAAACATTCCAGTCAACTACATACTCATTTATGGCAAATTTGGTTTGCCTGCTCTTGGTGCTGTTGGCTGTGGATGTGCGACAAGCCTTGTTTATTGGCTGATGTCTGCGTTACTGTATGGCTATATAAAACATCATCACCACTATAAGCGTATTCTGCATTTTGGGCAGTTAAAGCCAGTTTGGAGTGAGATCAGTCACCTGTTTAAGCTAGGTTTTCCCATCGGACTTAATATTGCGGTATGCGGCAGTATTTTTGCGGTGATCGCCCTACTTATTGGGCGAATCGGTGCCGATAACGTGGCGGCAGCCCAGATAGCACTTAACATTTCGAGCATGACATATATGATTCCAATGAGCCTTTCATTTGGCATCACGATACGTGTGGGACATGCCCTTGGTGAACAAAAAGATCAAATTGCTGCGATGCGAAGTTATGTCGGCGTCGTGACCGCAGCATTGCTGTCATTAATGTCCGTCGCATTCTTCCTTCTATTTCCTGATTGGATCATCCGCTTATACACAACGGATCCTATTGTTTCTGCGACCGCTGCAACTTTACTGGTGTTTACGGCAATGTATCAGTTTAGCGATGCACTGCAAACCTCGGCTAACGGTGCTCTTCGCGGGTATAAAGACACCAAAGTCCCGATGATACTTGCGATTTTAGCCTACTGGGGATTGGCACTACCACTGGGCATGGTATTAGGTTTAACCGATTACCTAGTTCCAGCGATGGGTGAGAAAGGCTTTTGGATTGGGATCGTCACTGGGCTTTCAACTGCTGCTTTGGCTATGCTAATACGACTCTTCGTCGTGATCAGACGTAGTCAACAACGCGTAGCAACTGAGAAGTTTAGTCAAGCTATGGTATAG
- the potC gene encoding spermidine/putrescine ABC transporter permease PotC — protein sequence MGRTVRFSFMTLVYAFLYLPIVVLIVNSFNANKFGMKWGGFTTKWYETLVNNDSLMQAAWHSLNVAVLSATAATIIGSLTAVALFRYSFKGKGAVNGMLFVVMMSPDIVMAISLLALFLVLGAQLGFFTLLIAHITFCLPFVVVTVYSRLNGFDVKMLEAAKDLGASEWVILKQIILPLAKPAVAAGWLLSFTLSLDDVIISSFVTGPTYEILPLKIYSMVKVGISPEVNALATVMLIVSLVLVIASQLLAREKVK from the coding sequence ATGGGACGTACAGTTAGATTTAGCTTTATGACCTTGGTATATGCGTTTTTGTATCTACCAATCGTTGTGTTGATCGTTAACTCATTTAATGCCAATAAATTTGGAATGAAATGGGGTGGCTTTACCACTAAGTGGTACGAAACCTTAGTTAACAACGACAGTTTAATGCAGGCTGCTTGGCATTCACTTAATGTCGCGGTGTTATCTGCTACTGCTGCAACCATTATTGGTAGCTTAACCGCGGTTGCCCTCTTCCGTTATTCATTTAAAGGAAAAGGTGCAGTTAACGGCATGTTGTTCGTGGTTATGATGTCACCGGACATTGTGATGGCGATTTCATTGCTAGCGTTGTTCTTAGTACTTGGTGCTCAACTGGGCTTCTTTACGCTATTAATCGCGCATATCACCTTCTGTTTGCCGTTTGTCGTAGTGACGGTATACAGCCGCTTGAATGGCTTTGACGTGAAGATGCTAGAAGCAGCGAAAGACTTAGGTGCAAGCGAGTGGGTTATTCTAAAACAGATTATTCTACCGCTCGCTAAACCTGCAGTCGCTGCGGGCTGGCTATTGAGCTTTACCCTGTCTCTGGACGACGTGATTATTAGTTCGTTCGTGACTGGGCCAACTTATGAAATTTTACCATTGAAGATTTACTCAATGGTTAAAGTGGGTATTTCGCCGGAGGTGAATGCTCTTGCAACGGTTATGTTGATTGTCTCTTTGGTTTTGGTAATAGCGTCTCAGCTACTTGCCAGAGAAAAAGTGAAATAG
- the potB gene encoding spermidine/putrescine ABC transporter permease PotB yields MKAKKFSLQNAIITLIVGWLTLFVLVPNLMIIGTSFLTRDEANLIEMTFTLDNYIRLMDPLYAKVLWHSFYMAIIATLLCLVIGYPFAYIVAKMPEKWRPVMLFLVIVPFWTNSLIRTYGLKIVLGTQGILNKSLMAMEIIDKPVRLMYTETAVMIGLVYILLPFMILPLYSAIEKLDHTYLEAAKDLGANKFQTFTKVILPLTMPGIIGGCLLVLLPALGMFYISDLLGGAKNLLIGNVIKSQVLNARDWPFGAATSIALTIAMAIMLYAYYRAGKLLNKKVELD; encoded by the coding sequence ATGAAAGCCAAGAAGTTTAGTCTTCAGAACGCGATCATCACGTTAATCGTAGGTTGGCTAACGCTTTTTGTATTGGTACCCAATCTAATGATCATTGGTACCAGTTTCCTAACTCGTGATGAAGCAAACTTAATCGAGATGACTTTCACGTTGGATAACTATATCCGCTTGATGGATCCTCTCTACGCCAAAGTGCTTTGGCATTCATTCTACATGGCGATTATTGCGACCTTGCTATGTTTAGTGATTGGCTACCCATTTGCCTATATCGTGGCGAAAATGCCAGAGAAGTGGCGTCCGGTAATGTTGTTTTTGGTGATTGTGCCATTTTGGACTAACTCACTGATCCGCACTTACGGTTTGAAGATTGTGCTAGGTACTCAAGGCATTCTGAATAAATCTCTGATGGCGATGGAAATCATCGATAAGCCAGTGCGCTTAATGTACACAGAGACGGCGGTAATGATTGGTTTGGTTTACATTCTACTGCCATTTATGATTTTGCCGCTTTACTCTGCGATAGAGAAGTTAGATCACACCTATTTAGAAGCAGCAAAGGACTTAGGAGCGAACAAGTTTCAGACATTCACTAAGGTGATTCTACCGCTTACGATGCCAGGTATTATTGGTGGCTGTTTGCTAGTGCTACTCCCTGCCCTTGGCATGTTCTATATCTCTGATCTACTTGGCGGGGCGAAGAACTTGCTGATTGGTAATGTGATTAAGAGCCAAGTGCTGAATGCCCGAGATTGGCCGTTTGGCGCGGCGACCAGTATTGCTCTGACCATCGCGATGGCGATTATGCTATACGCCTACTATCGCGCGGGTAAGTTATTGAATAAGAAAGTGGAGCTAGACTAA